One window of Cellulomonas shaoxiangyii genomic DNA carries:
- a CDS encoding GTP pyrophosphokinase: MERTPGTDTHADGLPPVRQGARPREAHPDTGAQGRVLAELVHVRTDRLMRPDADPDELPRRIRELQRELTRFLMTYQFGIDELLTKVNILREEFEQTHDHSPIEHVRSRLKSMDSLVQKVLRTGCEPTLPAIRERIRDVAGVRVTTSFVSDAYWVVRMLSRQPDVEVVEVRDYIAHPKPNGYRSLHVIVRIPVFLSDRTEHVYVELQVRTIAMDFWASTEHQLYYKYDREVPPHLLGELEDAARVAADLDRRMGRLRDELRDLSTP, translated from the coding sequence GTGGAGCGGACGCCAGGCACCGACACGCACGCGGACGGGCTGCCGCCCGTGCGGCAGGGGGCGCGGCCCCGCGAGGCGCACCCCGACACCGGTGCGCAGGGTCGCGTCCTCGCCGAGCTGGTCCACGTGCGCACCGACCGCCTGATGCGCCCCGACGCCGACCCCGACGAGCTGCCCCGGCGCATCCGCGAGCTGCAGCGCGAGCTCACGCGGTTCCTGATGACCTACCAGTTCGGCATCGACGAGCTGCTGACGAAGGTGAACATCCTCCGCGAGGAGTTCGAGCAGACGCACGACCACAGCCCCATCGAGCACGTCCGCTCGCGCCTGAAGTCGATGGACTCGCTCGTGCAGAAGGTGCTGCGCACGGGGTGCGAGCCGACGCTGCCCGCGATCCGCGAGCGCATCCGCGACGTCGCGGGCGTGCGGGTCACGACGAGCTTCGTCTCCGACGCCTACTGGGTGGTGCGGATGCTCTCGCGCCAGCCGGACGTCGAGGTCGTCGAGGTGAGGGACTACATCGCGCACCCGAAGCCGAACGGGTACCGCTCGCTGCACGTCATCGTGCGCATCCCCGTGTTCCTGTCCGACCGGACCGAGCACGTGTACGTCGAGCTGCAGGTCCGCACGATCGCGATGGACTTCTGGGCGAGCACCGAGCACCAGCTGTACTACAAGTACGACCGCGAGGTGCCGCCCCACCTGCTGGGCGAGCTCGAGGACGCCGCCCGCGTCGCGGCGGACCTCGACCGGCGCATGGGCCGGCTGCGCGACGAGCTGCGGGACCTGTCGACGCCCTGA
- a CDS encoding LLM class flavin-dependent oxidoreductase gives MTDYGHELTFGTFLTPQAADPQAPVALAVLSEDAGLDLVTFQDHPYQPAFLDTWTLLTWAAARTERVHLAANVHNLPLRPPAVLARSVASLDLLSGGRAELGLGAGAFWDAIEAMGGRRLTPGQGVDALSEAIDVIRGLWDADERRPLRAGGEHHHVSGAKRGPAPLHDVGIWLGAYKPRMLRLVAEKADGWLPSMGYLQPGDLVRGNATIDEAATAAGRDPREIRRLLNLSGRFTPASDGLLVGPPERWVDDLVRLALEDGIGTFVLGTDDPRDIRTFAERVAPAVRDQVAAARAAAGTRTGPVRSVSRLAKRVEGIDYDAAPAGLDAVEPGDRRYGALRSTYMRRGEPGLVLLPRTHDEVVDALAYARAQRGPLAVRSGGHGISGRSTNDGGVVLDVRRLDQVEVVDEATRRVRLGAGATWGAVAAALAPRGWAISSGDYGGVGVGGLATTGGIGLLGRSYGLTIDHVVAAEVVTADGTVRRVDAEHEPELLWGLRGAGGNLGVVTWVEVEAAEVPDVVFATMVFDASEPGVLLERWGRMVEASPRRLTSFLHLQASSPGRGPIAQAMTVWADDDAQAAVEALEPMLGVAPVLDQRAQLTPYAGIVGPVARHHDGAAPPVSRSGLLPTMTADAAADLGRVLESGEAMLLQLRATGGAGNDLAPDATAYAHRHQAFSVTAFAGRPGRAGLDGTWDRLAYPHMDGLYLSFETDPRPERLLDAFPPATLDRLRALKRTYDPDHVFDQNFPIDPRG, from the coding sequence ATGACGGACTACGGCCACGAGCTGACGTTCGGCACGTTCCTCACCCCGCAGGCCGCCGACCCGCAGGCGCCCGTCGCGCTCGCCGTGCTCAGCGAGGACGCCGGCCTGGACCTCGTGACGTTCCAGGACCACCCCTACCAGCCGGCGTTCCTCGACACGTGGACGCTGCTGACCTGGGCGGCGGCCCGCACGGAGCGCGTCCACCTGGCGGCGAACGTGCACAACCTCCCGCTGCGCCCCCCGGCCGTGCTCGCGCGGTCCGTCGCGAGCCTGGACCTGCTCTCGGGCGGGCGGGCCGAGCTCGGCCTCGGCGCCGGCGCGTTCTGGGACGCGATCGAGGCGATGGGCGGACGCCGGCTCACCCCCGGGCAGGGCGTGGACGCGCTGAGCGAGGCCATCGACGTCATCCGCGGGCTGTGGGACGCCGACGAGCGGCGTCCGCTGCGCGCCGGCGGCGAGCACCACCACGTCAGCGGCGCGAAGCGGGGGCCGGCGCCGCTGCACGACGTCGGCATCTGGCTGGGCGCGTACAAGCCGCGCATGCTGCGGCTCGTCGCCGAGAAGGCCGACGGCTGGCTGCCGTCGATGGGCTACCTGCAGCCGGGCGACCTCGTGCGCGGCAACGCGACGATCGACGAGGCGGCCACCGCCGCCGGCCGCGACCCCCGCGAGATCCGCCGCCTGCTCAACCTCTCGGGACGGTTCACGCCCGCCTCCGACGGCCTGCTCGTCGGCCCGCCCGAGCGGTGGGTCGACGACCTCGTCCGCCTCGCGCTCGAGGACGGGATCGGCACGTTCGTCCTCGGCACCGACGACCCGCGGGACATCCGGACGTTCGCCGAGCGGGTGGCGCCGGCGGTGCGCGACCAGGTCGCCGCGGCCCGTGCGGCCGCCGGCACGCGGACCGGTCCCGTGCGGTCGGTCTCGCGGCTCGCGAAGCGGGTCGAGGGCATCGACTACGACGCGGCGCCCGCGGGCCTCGACGCCGTCGAGCCGGGCGACCGCCGGTACGGGGCCCTGCGCTCGACGTACATGCGTCGCGGCGAGCCGGGCCTGGTCCTGCTCCCCCGCACGCACGACGAGGTCGTCGACGCGCTCGCGTACGCACGCGCCCAGCGCGGGCCGCTCGCGGTGCGGTCGGGCGGGCACGGCATCAGCGGCCGCTCGACGAACGACGGCGGTGTGGTCCTCGACGTCCGGCGGCTCGACCAGGTCGAGGTGGTCGACGAGGCGACGCGACGCGTCCGGCTCGGCGCCGGTGCGACGTGGGGCGCCGTGGCGGCCGCGCTCGCACCGCGCGGGTGGGCGATCTCGTCCGGGGACTACGGCGGCGTGGGCGTCGGCGGGCTCGCGACGACGGGCGGCATCGGGCTGCTCGGGCGCTCGTACGGGCTGACGATCGACCACGTCGTCGCGGCCGAGGTGGTCACCGCCGACGGCACCGTGCGTCGCGTCGACGCCGAGCACGAGCCGGAGCTGCTCTGGGGCCTGCGCGGCGCCGGCGGCAACCTCGGCGTCGTCACGTGGGTCGAGGTCGAGGCCGCCGAGGTGCCGGACGTCGTCTTCGCGACCATGGTCTTCGACGCCTCCGAGCCGGGTGTGCTGCTGGAGCGGTGGGGCCGGATGGTCGAGGCGTCGCCGCGCCGGCTCACGAGCTTCCTGCACCTGCAGGCGTCGTCGCCCGGCCGCGGCCCGATCGCGCAGGCCATGACCGTGTGGGCGGACGACGACGCGCAGGCGGCCGTCGAGGCGCTCGAGCCGATGCTCGGCGTCGCGCCCGTGCTCGACCAGCGGGCCCAGCTGACGCCGTACGCGGGGATCGTCGGGCCGGTCGCCCGGCACCACGACGGCGCGGCGCCGCCGGTCTCGCGCTCCGGGCTGCTGCCGACCATGACCGCGGACGCCGCCGCGGACCTCGGCCGCGTGCTGGAGTCCGGCGAGGCGATGCTGCTCCAGCTGCGCGCGACGGGCGGCGCGGGGAACGACCTCGCCCCCGACGCCACCGCCTACGCGCACCGCCACCAGGCGTTCTCGGTCACCGCGTTCGCGGGCCGGCCGGGCCGCGCGGGTCTCGACGGCACCTGGGACCGGCTCGCGTACCCGCACATGGACGGGCTGTACCTGTCCTTCGAGACGGATCCGCGCCCCGAGCGCCTGCTCGACGCCTTCCCGCCCGCCACGCTGGACCGCCTGCGCGCGCTCAAGCGCACGTACGACCCGGACCACGTCTTCGACCAGAACTTCCCCATCGACCCCCGCGGCTGA
- a CDS encoding cellulose binding domain-containing protein: MTTSRLTARARALVAVLVAAMLTSLGVHVATSAQAVETCAVQWTASSWPGGFVAEVRITTGPARDGWTLTWGSGRHTLTNAWSAQVTERGGSWTATNAAWNGRIPAGGTVTFGYQGTSTVNPAPRPGPFLLNGVLCEGETLPVPTDHGGLPTPTATTSLPTPTASPTVTPSPTVTPTPTATPSPTVTPTPTPTVTPTPTSTPTPTPTPTPTTPPGTCTGTFCDGFETQTSTTPSAPWTVTHPDCSGTGRASIDSAVARSGSRSLRVDGAVGYCNHVFVQAQTAALPAGATPPPTTYVRFWVRHTTALPASHVTFLAMRDAADGGKDLRMGGQNGALQWNRSSDDATLPEQSPAGVALSRPLPTQQWHCVEALVDGTAGRLTTWLDGTEVPGLVADGTPTHDVDRQWYAKAWAPRLTDLRLGWESYGDGADTLWFDDVVTGTRRTGC; the protein is encoded by the coding sequence ATGACCACCAGCCGCCTCACCGCACGCGCCCGCGCACTCGTCGCCGTCCTGGTCGCCGCGATGCTCACGTCCCTCGGCGTGCACGTCGCCACCTCCGCCCAGGCGGTCGAGACGTGCGCCGTGCAGTGGACCGCGAGCTCGTGGCCGGGCGGCTTCGTCGCCGAGGTCCGCATCACGACCGGGCCGGCACGGGACGGCTGGACGCTGACGTGGGGATCGGGCCGGCACACCCTCACGAACGCGTGGAGCGCCCAGGTCACCGAGCGCGGCGGGTCCTGGACCGCGACGAACGCGGCGTGGAACGGCCGGATCCCGGCGGGCGGGACCGTGACGTTCGGGTACCAGGGCACCTCCACCGTGAACCCGGCGCCGCGGCCCGGCCCGTTCCTGCTAAACGGCGTGCTGTGCGAGGGCGAGACGCTCCCCGTGCCCACGGACCACGGTGGCCTGCCGACGCCGACCGCGACGACGTCCCTGCCCACGCCCACCGCATCCCCGACCGTCACGCCCTCCCCGACCGTGACGCCCACGCCGACCGCGACCCCCTCCCCGACCGTGACGCCCACGCCGACGCCGACCGTCACCCCCACGCCCACGTCGACACCCACCCCGACGCCCACCCCGACACCCACCACCCCGCCCGGCACCTGCACGGGCACGTTCTGCGACGGCTTCGAGACGCAGACCTCCACCACCCCGTCGGCGCCGTGGACGGTGACCCACCCCGACTGCTCGGGCACGGGGCGCGCGAGCATCGACTCGGCGGTGGCCCGCAGCGGCAGCCGCTCCCTGCGCGTCGACGGTGCGGTGGGCTACTGCAACCACGTCTTCGTCCAGGCGCAGACCGCGGCGCTGCCCGCGGGTGCCACGCCGCCCCCGACCACCTACGTCCGCTTCTGGGTCCGCCACACCACGGCCCTGCCCGCCTCCCACGTGACGTTCCTGGCGATGCGCGACGCGGCGGACGGCGGCAAGGACCTGCGCATGGGCGGCCAGAACGGCGCGCTGCAGTGGAACCGCTCGTCCGACGACGCGACCCTGCCGGAGCAGAGCCCCGCGGGCGTGGCCCTGTCCCGCCCGCTGCCCACCCAGCAGTGGCACTGCGTCGAGGCGCTCGTCGACGGGACCGCCGGCCGCCTGACCACGTGGCTCGACGGCACCGAGGTGCCGGGTCTCGTGGCCGACGGCACGCCCACCCACGACGTCGACCGGCAGTGGTACGCCAAGGCGTGGGCCCCGCGGCTCACGGACCTGCGGCTCGGCTGGGAGAGCTACGGCGACGGCGCCGACACCCTCTGGTTCGACGACGTCGTCACCGGCACCCGACGCACGGGCTGCTGA
- a CDS encoding RNA polymerase sigma factor, whose product MTTWMRPAGPDSAAIPLVGAGRVRERGAAGTHPGTHPGPPDHHPPDHGASARGVPDAVATGPAPLTRVAARALDDVVRDHLPGLLRYATVLTGDGHTAADLVQEVLLRAHLRWTRISLMERPDLYLRRMVTNEHLSWRRRWHVRTIHPAADDVLATHADPHADHADDVVHDDAMWQHLAALPPRQRAVLVLRYYEGLSDPEIATVLGTSSATVRSHASRALAALRQTDLTTPPEHR is encoded by the coding sequence GTGACCACGTGGATGCGGCCCGCCGGCCCGGACTCCGCGGCGATCCCGCTCGTCGGGGCCGGCCGCGTGCGCGAGCGCGGGGCGGCCGGCACGCACCCCGGCACGCACCCCGGCCCACCGGACCACCACCCACCGGATCACGGTGCGTCCGCGCGGGGCGTGCCGGACGCCGTGGCCACCGGTCCGGCGCCCCTCACCCGCGTCGCGGCCCGCGCCCTCGACGACGTCGTGCGCGACCACCTCCCGGGCCTGCTGCGCTATGCGACGGTCCTCACGGGCGACGGCCACACGGCGGCGGACCTCGTGCAGGAGGTGCTGCTGCGGGCGCACCTGCGCTGGACGCGCATCTCGCTGATGGAGCGCCCCGACCTGTACCTGCGCCGCATGGTGACCAACGAGCACCTGTCGTGGCGCCGGCGCTGGCACGTGCGGACGATCCACCCCGCCGCGGACGACGTCCTCGCCACGCACGCGGACCCGCACGCCGACCACGCGGACGACGTGGTGCACGACGACGCCATGTGGCAGCACCTCGCCGCGCTGCCGCCACGGCAGCGCGCCGTGCTCGTGCTGCGGTACTACGAGGGCCTGTCCGACCCGGAGATCGCGACCGTGCTCGGCACGTCCTCCGCGACCGTCCGGTCCCACGCCTCCCGCGCCCTGGCCGCGCTGCGCCAGACCGACCTCACCACCCCACCGGAGCACCGATGA
- a CDS encoding MarR family winged helix-turn-helix transcriptional regulator: MATTGAGPGREDEDATPGPVSLAVFRLARAHRALAADLLREIGLHPGQELLLLHLWEHGPQRQADLARLVSTDSAAMTRTVQRLERAGYVRRVPSPDDGRVSLVEPTAASQALRARVEAMWRTLEDATVAGMSTQEQAAALDVLARLEANATTAEERGRAH, translated from the coding sequence GTGGCGACGACGGGAGCCGGCCCGGGCCGGGAGGACGAGGACGCCACGCCCGGGCCCGTCAGCCTCGCCGTCTTCCGCCTCGCCCGCGCGCACCGCGCGCTGGCCGCCGACCTGCTGCGGGAGATCGGCCTGCACCCCGGCCAGGAGCTGCTCCTGCTGCACCTGTGGGAGCACGGGCCGCAGCGGCAGGCCGACCTCGCCCGGCTCGTCTCGACCGACTCCGCCGCGATGACGCGTACCGTCCAGCGGCTCGAGCGCGCCGGGTACGTGCGCCGGGTCCCCAGCCCGGACGACGGGCGCGTCTCGCTCGTCGAGCCCACGGCCGCGAGCCAGGCCCTGCGCGCACGCGTCGAGGCGATGTGGCGGACGCTCGAGGACGCGACGGTCGCCGGGATGAGCACGCAGGAGCAGGCGGCGGCGCTCGACGTGCTTGCGCGCCTGGAGGCGAACGCCACCACGGCGGAGGAACGGGGCCGCGCGCACTGA
- a CDS encoding MarR family winged helix-turn-helix transcriptional regulator: MSTPDGDLGRQLGTLLSRWRAAVGDVLAAVPSGPRGFHVLGAVVHGSPPTQAALAADLGIDRTVMTYLVDRLVDCGLVERQPDPTDRRVRRIVPTAAGRATHADLATRIATAEDHVLAALDPGQRATLRTLLSRASGAPAHGEDVCAVVSVG; the protein is encoded by the coding sequence ATGAGCACGCCCGACGGTGACCTCGGCCGGCAGCTCGGCACCCTGCTGAGCCGGTGGCGCGCGGCCGTCGGGGACGTCCTCGCCGCCGTGCCGTCCGGTCCGCGCGGCTTCCACGTGCTCGGCGCCGTCGTGCACGGCAGCCCGCCGACGCAGGCCGCGCTCGCCGCCGACCTGGGGATCGACCGCACGGTCATGACCTACCTCGTCGACAGGCTCGTGGACTGCGGGCTCGTGGAGCGGCAGCCCGACCCCACCGACCGGCGCGTGCGGCGCATCGTCCCCACGGCCGCCGGCCGCGCGACCCACGCCGACCTCGCCACGCGCATCGCCACGGCCGAGGACCACGTGCTCGCCGCGCTCGACCCGGGCCAGCGCGCCACGCTGCGCACGCTCCTGTCGCGCGCGAGCGGTGCGCCCGCGCACGGCGAGGACGTGTGCGCGGTGGTGTCCGTCGGCTGA
- a CDS encoding SDR family oxidoreductase translates to MTDTVLVTGGTGTLGASVLPLLHAAGVRPRVLSRRPHADTADTTYVVGDTVTGSGLAAAVDGMATVLHMAGGRGDDRAAVQVATAARRAGVRHLVLVSVTAADRIPLGYYRAKAAAEQAVATSGVGWSVLRPAQFHGFVLRTLGRLATLPVVPAPRDLWVEPVDVPAVARQLVEVTLAPPQGRVPDVVGPQVLTGEEVLRALLAARGRSRRVVRVGVPGPVGRACRERANLSGPDALRTGRTWAQFLADRE, encoded by the coding sequence ATGACCGACACCGTGCTCGTGACCGGCGGCACCGGGACCCTCGGTGCGTCCGTGCTGCCCCTGCTGCACGCGGCGGGGGTGCGCCCACGCGTGCTCAGCCGGCGGCCGCACGCCGACACCGCCGACACGACCTACGTCGTGGGCGACACCGTCACGGGCAGCGGGCTCGCGGCCGCCGTCGACGGCATGGCGACGGTGCTGCACATGGCCGGCGGACGCGGGGACGACCGCGCGGCGGTGCAGGTGGCGACCGCCGCGCGCCGGGCCGGCGTGCGCCACCTCGTGCTGGTCTCCGTCACGGCCGCCGACCGGATCCCGCTGGGCTACTACCGGGCGAAGGCCGCGGCGGAGCAGGCCGTCGCGACGTCCGGCGTGGGGTGGTCCGTGCTGCGCCCCGCGCAGTTCCACGGGTTCGTGCTGCGCACGCTCGGGCGCCTGGCGACGCTGCCCGTGGTCCCCGCGCCGCGCGACCTGTGGGTCGAACCCGTCGACGTCCCGGCCGTCGCCCGCCAGCTCGTCGAGGTCACGCTCGCCCCACCGCAGGGACGGGTGCCGGACGTGGTCGGCCCCCAGGTGCTGACCGGCGAGGAGGTCCTGCGCGCGCTGCTGGCCGCACGCGGGCGGTCACGGCGCGTCGTCCGGGTCGGCGTGCCCGGGCCCGTGGGACGCGCCTGCCGGGAACGGGCGAACCTGTCCGGCCCCGACGCGCTGCGGACGGGGCGGACGTGGGCGCAGTTCCTCGCCGACCGGGAGTAG
- a CDS encoding aspartate-semialdehyde dehydrogenase — translation MATTGLRVAVVGATGQVGAVMRRLLDERDFPLASIRFFASARSAGTTLPWRGEDVVVEDVATADLSGIDLALFSAGGSTSKEHAPRFAEAGAIVVDNSSAWRRDPRVPLVVSEVNPDALDEIPIGIVANPNCTTMAAMPVLKVLHDEAGLRRLVVSTYQAVSGSGLAGARELDSQVRAAVEQDTLGLVHDGGAVAFPSPEKYVAPIAFDVIPLAGSIVEDGRHETDEEQKLRHESRKILDIPDLLVSGTCVRVPVFTGHSLSVNAEFEREITVERATELLSTAPGVQLAEVPTPLVAAGQDPSFVGRLRQDEGAPEGRGLALFISNDNLRKGAALNAVQIAEVLVARRFATV, via the coding sequence ATGGCCACCACCGGGCTGCGGGTCGCCGTCGTCGGCGCGACGGGGCAGGTCGGCGCCGTCATGCGCCGGCTGCTGGACGAGCGGGACTTCCCGCTCGCGTCGATCAGGTTCTTCGCGTCGGCGCGGTCGGCGGGCACGACCCTGCCGTGGCGTGGTGAGGACGTCGTCGTCGAGGACGTCGCGACGGCGGACCTGTCGGGCATCGACCTCGCGCTGTTCTCCGCCGGCGGGTCGACGTCCAAGGAGCACGCGCCGCGGTTCGCCGAGGCGGGCGCGATCGTCGTCGACAACTCCTCCGCGTGGCGCCGCGACCCGCGCGTGCCGCTCGTCGTGTCCGAGGTGAACCCGGACGCGCTCGACGAGATCCCGATCGGCATCGTCGCGAACCCGAACTGCACGACCATGGCCGCGATGCCGGTGCTCAAGGTGCTGCACGACGAGGCCGGCCTGCGCCGCCTCGTCGTCTCCACGTACCAGGCGGTCTCCGGGTCCGGCCTCGCGGGTGCGCGCGAGCTCGACAGCCAGGTCCGCGCGGCCGTCGAGCAGGACACGCTGGGTCTGGTGCACGACGGCGGCGCCGTGGCGTTCCCGTCGCCGGAGAAGTACGTCGCGCCGATCGCGTTCGACGTCATCCCGCTGGCCGGGTCGATCGTCGAGGACGGCCGGCACGAGACCGACGAGGAGCAGAAGCTGCGGCACGAGTCGCGCAAGATCCTCGACATCCCGGACCTGCTCGTCTCCGGCACGTGCGTGCGCGTCCCGGTGTTCACGGGGCACTCGCTGTCCGTCAACGCCGAGTTCGAGCGCGAGATCACGGTCGAGCGCGCCACCGAGCTGCTCTCGACCGCACCGGGCGTGCAGCTCGCCGAGGTCCCCACGCCGCTCGTCGCCGCCGGGCAGGACCCGTCGTTCGTGGGCCGCCTCCGGCAGGACGAGGGCGCGCCCGAGGGCCGCGGCCTGGCGCTGTTCATCAGCAACGACAACCTGCGCAAGGGCGCGGCGCTCAACGCCGTGCAGATCGCGGAGGTCCTGGTGGCGCGGCGGTTCGCGACCGTCTGA
- a CDS encoding aspartate kinase, whose protein sequence is MALIVQKYGGSSVADATGIKRVAKRVTEAKKAGHDVVVVVSAMGDTTDELIDLAQQVTPLPPQREMDILLTAGERISMSLLAMAINNLGVEAKSFTGQQAGVITDEVYGKARIIDVSPSRIRDTVARGEVAIVAGFQGVNPSTNDVTTLGRGGSDTTAVALAASLKADVCEIYTDVDGVFTADPRIVPNARKLDRIAYDEMLEMAASGAKVLVLRCVEYARRYGVPVHVRSSFSTHTGTLVTDEPDPSKDTTMEQPIIAGVAHDRSEAKITVVGVPDVPGKAARIFEVVAAAGVNIDMIVQNVSAAATGLTDISFTLPASDGATGTQALMAHQPDIGFHSLQYDDAIGKLSLIGAGMKSHPGVSARLFAALSEAGINIEMISTSEIRISVVTRADSLDDAVRAVHTAFELDSEQDEAVVYGGTGR, encoded by the coding sequence GTGGCCCTCATCGTGCAGAAGTACGGCGGCTCGTCCGTCGCCGACGCCACCGGCATCAAGCGCGTCGCGAAGCGGGTCACGGAGGCGAAGAAGGCCGGGCACGACGTGGTCGTCGTGGTCTCCGCGATGGGGGACACGACCGACGAGCTGATCGACCTCGCCCAGCAGGTCACGCCGCTGCCGCCGCAGCGCGAGATGGACATCCTGCTGACCGCGGGCGAGCGCATCTCGATGTCGCTGCTGGCCATGGCCATCAACAACCTCGGCGTCGAGGCGAAGTCGTTCACGGGGCAGCAGGCCGGCGTCATCACCGACGAGGTGTACGGCAAGGCCCGCATCATCGACGTCAGCCCCAGCCGCATCCGCGACACGGTCGCACGCGGCGAGGTCGCGATCGTCGCCGGCTTCCAGGGCGTCAACCCGTCGACCAACGACGTGACGACCCTCGGCCGCGGCGGGTCGGACACGACCGCGGTCGCGCTCGCGGCCTCGCTCAAGGCCGACGTCTGCGAGATCTACACCGACGTCGACGGCGTGTTCACGGCCGACCCCCGCATCGTGCCGAACGCGCGCAAGCTCGACCGCATCGCCTACGACGAGATGCTCGAGATGGCGGCCAGCGGCGCCAAGGTCCTCGTGCTGCGCTGCGTCGAGTACGCGCGCCGCTACGGGGTGCCCGTGCACGTGCGCTCGTCGTTCTCCACGCACACCGGCACGCTCGTCACCGACGAGCCCGACCCGAGCAAGGACACGACCATGGAGCAGCCGATCATCGCCGGCGTCGCGCACGACCGCAGCGAGGCCAAGATCACCGTCGTCGGGGTGCCGGACGTCCCCGGCAAGGCCGCGCGCATCTTCGAGGTCGTCGCGGCCGCGGGCGTGAACATCGACATGATCGTGCAGAACGTCTCGGCCGCCGCGACCGGCCTGACGGACATCTCGTTCACGCTGCCCGCGAGCGACGGCGCGACGGGGACGCAGGCGCTCATGGCGCACCAGCCCGACATCGGCTTCCACTCGCTGCAGTACGACGACGCGATCGGCAAGCTGTCGCTCATCGGCGCGGGCATGAAGTCGCACCCCGGCGTCTCGGCGCGGCTGTTCGCCGCGCTGTCGGAGGCCGGGATCAACATCGAGATGATCTCCACCTCCGAGATCCGCATCTCCGTGGTGACGCGCGCGGACTCGCTGGACGACGCGGTGCGCGCCGTGCACACCGCGTTCGAGCTGGACTCCGAGCAGGACGAGGCCGTCGTGTACGGCGGGACGGGGCGCTGA
- a CDS encoding amidoligase family protein, giving the protein MDELSLRTGFEIELLAPAGSDRQELAVVLAERHGGAVHRSFHTDSEPSAVPGVGVFRHLSPAFDVVDAAGAPVARLVDDITIEADLAPVPGSRARPGHRGWYRLLSDDARLLRLVAHHADPAAPLATVLDPVADLFDVRADVFPGAARVNDPTGATIAVALPLPAGRERPCEVVTPPIGTDHAAALERLLAPARALGFTVPHEAAVHVHVDGAPFRRPAAFANLVRLFAHWREPLWAALGTNPACRRLAPLPDALVALVERPWADDDAGWAGLRAEARAVGLTKYADVNLTQLVTDRPVRDTVEVRVLPGEIDGHAVVRRAALVERLLLRCLDPAPLPRPGAAAAHDPRAALADLAGVVVR; this is encoded by the coding sequence GTGGACGAGCTGTCGCTGCGCACGGGGTTCGAGATCGAGCTGCTGGCGCCCGCCGGCTCCGACCGGCAGGAGCTGGCGGTCGTGCTCGCCGAGCGCCACGGCGGCGCCGTGCACCGCTCCTTCCACACGGACAGCGAGCCGTCGGCGGTGCCGGGCGTGGGCGTCTTCCGCCACCTGTCGCCCGCGTTCGACGTGGTCGACGCGGCCGGTGCGCCGGTCGCCCGGCTGGTGGACGACATCACCATCGAGGCGGACCTCGCCCCGGTGCCCGGGTCGCGGGCGCGGCCCGGGCACCGGGGGTGGTACCGGCTGCTGTCCGACGACGCGCGGCTGCTGCGGCTCGTCGCGCACCACGCGGACCCGGCCGCGCCGCTCGCGACGGTGCTCGACCCGGTCGCGGACCTGTTCGACGTCCGGGCCGACGTCTTCCCCGGCGCCGCGCGGGTCAACGACCCGACGGGCGCGACGATCGCGGTCGCCCTCCCGCTGCCCGCCGGCCGCGAGCGCCCCTGCGAGGTGGTCACGCCGCCGATCGGCACGGACCACGCCGCCGCCCTCGAGCGGCTGCTCGCCCCGGCACGGGCCCTCGGGTTCACCGTGCCCCACGAGGCGGCGGTGCACGTGCACGTCGACGGCGCCCCGTTCCGGCGGCCGGCGGCGTTCGCCAACCTCGTGCGGCTGTTCGCGCACTGGCGCGAGCCGCTGTGGGCGGCGCTCGGGACCAACCCGGCGTGCCGGCGCCTCGCACCGCTGCCCGACGCACTCGTGGCGCTGGTGGAGCGTCCCTGGGCCGACGACGACGCCGGGTGGGCCGGCCTGCGCGCCGAGGCGCGGGCGGTCGGCCTCACCAAGTACGCGGACGTGAACCTCACGCAGCTCGTCACGGACCGGCCGGTGCGGGACACGGTGGAGGTCCGGGTCCTGCCCGGCGAGATCGACGGCCACGCCGTCGTCCGCCGTGCGGCGCTCGTCGAGCGGCTGCTGCTGCGCTGCCTCGACCCCGCGCCGCTCCCCCGGCCCGGCGCCGCCGCGGCCCACGACCCGCGCGCGGCGCTCGCGGACCTCGCGGGCGTGGTGGTCCGGTGA